In Anaerolineales bacterium, one DNA window encodes the following:
- a CDS encoding pyridoxal-phosphate dependent enzyme, which produces MTTIDLTIHKDRRARAIQRAKERNIIIPTYAQMKDPSKIPAKVKEELTKIGLWDIHPRNLFRITWKNQPIASGGTFGGVNFLELPSSLTGVKARIIAIVGKWFPTGAHKVGAAFSCLVPRLVTGQFDPTTQKAVWPSTGNYCRGGAYDSALLACESIAILPEGMSKERFEWLEKVAGETIKTPGSESNVKEIFDKCWELRNSGQDLMIFDQFQEFGNYLWHYEVTGHAMEEVLKQVMGSNDRYRGMASATGSAGTIASGDYMKQLFPESKIVASEALQCPTLLENGFGSHRIEGIGDKHVPWVHNAKNTDVVTAIDDNAVVNISRLFNEENGRAYLVEKGVPEALVGQLDLLGFSGISNVLSCIKAAKYYEMDENDIMLTVLTDSMELYRSRLHEMHEEFGQYSEKDAAADFARYLHGQSIDNMLELTYPERRRVHNLKYYTWVEQQGKTYEEIQAQWYEHDYWTSVQKQADEIDELIVEFNKEVGLN; this is translated from the coding sequence ATGACCACAATTGACCTGACCATCCACAAAGACCGCCGCGCCCGCGCCATCCAACGCGCCAAGGAACGCAACATCATCATCCCCACCTATGCCCAAATGAAAGACCCTTCAAAAATCCCAGCCAAAGTCAAGGAGGAATTGACAAAGATCGGACTCTGGGATATTCACCCACGCAATCTCTTCCGCATCACCTGGAAGAATCAACCCATCGCTTCCGGCGGGACATTTGGCGGAGTCAATTTTCTCGAACTTCCCTCTTCGCTGACAGGAGTCAAAGCCCGCATCATTGCCATCGTCGGCAAATGGTTCCCGACCGGGGCGCACAAAGTCGGGGCGGCGTTTTCCTGCCTCGTGCCGAGACTGGTCACAGGTCAGTTCGACCCGACCACTCAAAAAGCCGTCTGGCCCTCCACAGGCAATTACTGCCGCGGCGGCGCGTATGATTCCGCTTTGCTCGCCTGTGAATCCATTGCCATTTTGCCCGAGGGCATGTCAAAGGAACGCTTCGAATGGCTGGAAAAAGTTGCAGGTGAAACCATCAAGACCCCTGGCTCCGAATCCAACGTAAAAGAAATTTTTGACAAGTGCTGGGAACTCCGCAACTCAGGTCAGGACTTGATGATCTTCGACCAATTCCAGGAATTCGGCAATTATCTCTGGCATTACGAAGTGACAGGTCATGCGATGGAAGAAGTGTTGAAACAGGTCATGGGGTCGAATGACCGCTATCGCGGCATGGCATCCGCTACGGGCTCGGCAGGCACGATCGCCAGCGGCGACTACATGAAGCAGCTCTTCCCCGAAAGCAAGATCGTCGCCAGCGAAGCGCTTCAATGTCCCACCCTGCTCGAAAACGGCTTCGGTTCCCATCGCATCGAAGGCATCGGCGATAAGCACGTACCCTGGGTTCACAACGCCAAGAATACCGACGTGGTCACCGCCATTGACGACAACGCCGTGGTCAACATCTCGCGCCTGTTCAATGAAGAAAACGGACGCGCCTACCTGGTTGAAAAGGGCGTTCCCGAAGCGCTTGTCGGTCAACTTGATTTGCTGGGTTTCTCCGGCATCTCGAACGTACTCTCCTGCATCAAAGCCGCAAAGTACTACGAAATGGACGAGAACGACATCATGCTCACCGTCCTGACCGACTCAATGGAACTCTATCGCTCGCGCCTGCACGAAATGCACGAGGAGTTTGGTCAATACAGCGAAAAAGATGCGGCTGCCGACTTCGCCCGCTACCTGCACGGGCAATCCATCGATAATATGCTCGAGCTGACCTACCCCGAACGCCGCAGAGTCCATAACTTGAAATACTATACTTGGGTCGAACAGCAGGGCAAAACCTACGAAGAAATTCAGGCGCAGTGGTATGAACATGATTACTGGACCAGCGTCCAAAAACAGGCAGATGAAATTGACGAGTTGATCGTCGAGTTCAACAAGGAAGTTGGATTGAATTAA
- a CDS encoding transposase yields the protein MPADLLVVTPSSSLGESIRSSLDETKLYRIHVVNNKASAIVKADEIGAPLALLDFSLGEERVIEVGEALRTIQPSINLIILFDENLNPPLFDTLRPWILIRKPFRMSKFMTAISKPKPEASPTTGASTSLPWLSDVSKAAQHLTRLTLESSAQAALITLKNNLWAYAGGLSQNAANEVAQTVTRNWDGQKGSDLLRFIRLESTKAEHMLYATRLTADTVLAFVFDAETPFSTIRSQASLLVNDFGSDRSESQKTAVPSGHDFELPDDLDEDDGMDIAPITNILTNIPAPNPKPASAQHDGSPPRKKENFDPNQTRVSEPLSNASVFNRETYTPIQLNKFVMKDPAEDPSLGPPSQTAFDEVEVTAPARPKKRPETPIARPEPGETDVTRENPSTEVARKLVVEPSSAGLYHLTYACLLVPRFSSHYLTGDVADHVGEWLPTICIAFGWRLEYLAVRPEYLQWVVNVQPNTSPGYVMRIVRKQTSEKIFTEFTRFKKENPSGDFWAPGYLIMGGTQPHPPQLVRDYLHQSRLRQGQESIPQQPRKRN from the coding sequence ATGCCCGCGGATCTCCTCGTTGTTACGCCCTCATCCAGCCTCGGAGAATCGATACGCAGCTCGCTGGACGAGACAAAACTGTACCGAATCCATGTTGTTAACAACAAGGCGTCTGCCATAGTAAAAGCAGATGAAATCGGCGCTCCTCTTGCCCTGCTTGATTTCTCCCTTGGCGAGGAACGGGTCATCGAAGTGGGCGAGGCGTTGCGCACCATCCAGCCAAGCATCAACCTCATCATCCTTTTTGATGAAAACCTCAATCCGCCTCTTTTTGATACACTGCGTCCATGGATCCTGATCCGCAAACCTTTCAGAATGTCGAAATTTATGACCGCCATTAGCAAACCCAAACCCGAAGCCAGCCCAACCACCGGCGCCAGCACCTCCCTGCCCTGGCTCAGCGACGTGAGCAAAGCCGCGCAGCATCTCACCCGCCTGACGCTGGAATCATCCGCACAAGCTGCATTGATTACCCTCAAGAACAATCTGTGGGCGTATGCCGGCGGTCTTTCGCAGAATGCGGCAAATGAAGTAGCCCAAACCGTCACCCGCAACTGGGACGGACAAAAAGGTTCGGACCTCCTGCGCTTCATCCGCCTCGAAAGCACAAAAGCCGAACACATGCTGTACGCCACCCGCCTCACAGCAGACACCGTGCTTGCCTTCGTTTTTGACGCAGAAACTCCCTTCAGCACCATCCGCTCCCAAGCAAGCCTGCTGGTCAATGATTTCGGGAGTGACCGGTCTGAATCGCAAAAAACAGCCGTACCCTCCGGACATGATTTTGAACTCCCCGATGATCTGGATGAAGATGATGGCATGGACATCGCACCGATTACGAACATCCTGACCAACATTCCGGCGCCCAATCCCAAACCTGCCTCCGCTCAGCATGACGGCAGCCCGCCCCGTAAAAAAGAGAATTTTGACCCAAACCAGACACGCGTCTCCGAACCGCTTTCAAACGCATCGGTCTTCAACCGCGAGACCTACACCCCGATCCAGTTGAATAAATTCGTTATGAAGGACCCGGCGGAAGATCCCAGTCTGGGCCCCCCCTCTCAGACAGCATTTGACGAAGTGGAGGTCACCGCGCCGGCCCGCCCGAAAAAAAGACCCGAAACCCCGATCGCCAGACCTGAACCGGGCGAAACCGATGTCACCCGCGAAAATCCATCCACAGAGGTGGCGCGCAAACTGGTTGTGGAACCATCCTCGGCAGGTTTGTACCATCTTACCTATGCCTGCCTGCTTGTGCCAAGGTTTTCATCCCACTATCTCACAGGCGACGTTGCAGATCATGTCGGCGAATGGCTTCCAACCATCTGCATTGCCTTTGGCTGGCGGTTGGAATATCTGGCTGTGCGTCCTGAATATTTGCAATGGGTGGTGAATGTCCAGCCGAACACATCGCCCGGTTATGTGATGCGGATCGTGCGCAAGCAAACATCGGAAAAGATCTTTACTGAATTTACGCGGTTCAAAAAAGAGAATCCGTCCGGCGATTTCTGGGCACCCGGCTATCTCATTATGGGGGGAACCCAGCCGCATCCGCCGCAACTCGTGCGCGATTACCTGCACCAGAGCCGTCTGCGCCAGGGGCAGGAATCCATTCCGCAACAACCGCGCAAACGCAACTGA
- the polA gene encoding DNA polymerase I codes for MPPTLYLIDGHALAYRMYFALTAGGGSQRWQTSKGEPTAGVYGFARELVRVMEQEKPEYLAVAFDVGKTFRDDIFPEYKATREKMPDDLRVQIERIREMVDAFNIPRLEMEGYEADDVLGSVARIAAGQGLGVKIITGDRDLLQLVNERTAVYLAGDDQTYITDADVIRKLGVRPDQVVDYKAIVGDTSDNIPGIKGVGEKTAISLLEKFQTLDTIYASLDQVENRWKGKFEASRETAYMSRDLARIEVNLDIKFDLEYAAVKPFDPSKLEAFFKEMEFRTLLSKIPAISGGVTETESAPKTAKTKSGQMAMFVNQPQIVPIPQASNIEVVIVDSDEKLNSLVKDLAKAGAISFDTETTSTEEMQAELVGISLALKEGQGYYIPIGHTSGSNLPVEKVISALTPSMTNVRIGKVAHNAKYDHILLARYGLVTTPITFDTMLAEFIVDPSSRNLGLKNLAAFRLGEEMTHIEDLIGKGKKQISMADVPIETAANYAAADAETTLRLMPIMQKELERVSGTRILDEIDMPLTAVLADMEMAGALIDTDFFGNMSVDLAKRLAEIEKEIFGLAGKTFNINSPQQLSDILFNHLRLEPPDKGRKTATGFYSTSADVLEALRGKHPILEWILEQRELSKLKSTYVDALPNAVDKNTGRVHTSYSQIGAVTGRLSSNNPNLQNIPIRTDTGRRVRNGFIADKGNALLSVDYSQIELRIVAHMAGDDAMLAAFRAGEDIHATTAAAIYDIELDKVTKDMRRHAKAINFGLIYGMSAFGLTRSTELTLAEAEDFVKAYFRKFPGVKKYLDGMRRQAAEIGYVETLLGRRRYFPALQGKVNVQMKNREEREAINAPIQGTAADIMKIAMIKIPPALQACGLKGKMLLQVHDELVLECPGSELQKTAQVVQETMANAYPMNIPLETEARAGANWGEMSVLK; via the coding sequence ATGCCCCCTACCCTTTATCTAATTGATGGACATGCCCTCGCCTACCGTATGTATTTTGCGCTGACCGCAGGCGGAGGCAGTCAACGCTGGCAGACATCCAAAGGTGAACCAACCGCGGGAGTGTACGGCTTCGCGCGCGAACTGGTGCGCGTCATGGAGCAGGAAAAACCCGAATATCTTGCAGTTGCATTTGACGTGGGCAAGACCTTCCGTGACGACATCTTCCCGGAATACAAGGCCACGCGCGAAAAAATGCCTGATGACCTGCGTGTGCAGATCGAACGCATCCGCGAAATGGTGGATGCCTTCAATATCCCGCGCCTGGAAATGGAGGGATATGAAGCCGATGATGTGCTCGGCTCCGTTGCAAGGATCGCCGCCGGACAAGGCTTGGGCGTAAAGATCATCACCGGTGACAGGGACCTGCTCCAGTTGGTCAATGAGCGCACAGCCGTCTATCTCGCCGGCGACGACCAGACCTACATCACCGATGCGGATGTCATCAGGAAATTAGGCGTGCGTCCCGATCAAGTCGTGGACTACAAGGCCATTGTGGGTGACACATCCGACAATATTCCCGGCATAAAAGGCGTGGGTGAAAAAACAGCGATCTCCCTGCTCGAAAAATTCCAAACACTGGACACGATCTATGCCAGCCTCGACCAGGTGGAAAACCGCTGGAAGGGAAAATTCGAGGCGAGTCGGGAAACAGCGTACATGAGCCGTGACCTTGCGCGCATCGAAGTTAATCTCGATATCAAGTTTGACCTTGAGTATGCCGCGGTTAAACCATTCGATCCATCCAAATTGGAGGCCTTCTTCAAGGAGATGGAATTTCGCACCCTGTTGAGCAAGATCCCTGCCATCAGCGGCGGTGTGACGGAAACCGAATCCGCGCCGAAGACTGCAAAGACCAAAAGCGGACAGATGGCCATGTTCGTGAACCAGCCGCAAATTGTTCCCATACCCCAGGCATCGAATATCGAGGTTGTGATTGTGGATTCGGACGAGAAATTAAACAGCCTTGTCAAGGACCTCGCAAAAGCCGGGGCAATCTCTTTTGACACGGAAACCACATCCACGGAAGAGATGCAGGCGGAACTGGTCGGCATTTCTCTGGCGTTAAAGGAGGGTCAGGGATATTACATCCCCATCGGGCATACGTCGGGCAGCAACCTCCCCGTTGAAAAGGTGATTTCCGCGCTCACTCCCTCCATGACGAATGTCAGGATCGGAAAGGTCGCGCACAACGCAAAATACGACCACATCCTGCTCGCACGGTATGGGTTGGTCACGACGCCCATCACGTTCGATACCATGCTGGCAGAATTCATTGTTGACCCATCTTCGCGCAATTTGGGGTTGAAGAACCTTGCGGCTTTCCGTCTGGGCGAAGAAATGACCCATATTGAAGATTTGATCGGCAAGGGAAAAAAGCAGATCAGCATGGCGGATGTGCCAATCGAAACCGCCGCAAACTATGCCGCCGCCGATGCAGAGACCACCCTGCGTCTGATGCCCATCATGCAGAAGGAACTTGAGCGTGTGAGCGGCACAAGGATACTGGATGAAATAGATATGCCCCTCACCGCCGTGCTGGCAGACATGGAGATGGCGGGCGCATTAATTGATACTGATTTTTTCGGCAACATGTCGGTGGACCTGGCGAAGCGTCTGGCAGAGATCGAAAAGGAAATTTTCGGACTGGCCGGCAAAACCTTCAACATCAACTCACCGCAGCAGCTCTCGGATATTCTCTTCAATCATCTGCGCCTCGAACCACCAGACAAAGGACGCAAAACAGCCACAGGCTTTTACTCCACCTCAGCCGATGTGCTCGAGGCGCTGCGCGGCAAGCATCCCATTTTGGAATGGATCCTCGAACAGCGCGAGCTCTCCAAACTAAAATCAACCTACGTGGATGCCCTGCCCAATGCCGTGGACAAAAACACCGGCCGTGTGCATACCTCCTACAGCCAGATCGGCGCCGTGACGGGACGGCTTTCATCCAACAATCCGAATTTACAGAATATTCCCATCCGCACGGATACAGGACGCCGTGTGCGAAATGGATTCATCGCCGACAAAGGCAATGCCTTGCTGTCTGTGGATTACTCCCAAATTGAATTGCGCATCGTCGCACACATGGCTGGGGACGACGCCATGCTCGCCGCCTTCCGCGCTGGGGAAGACATCCACGCGACGACCGCCGCCGCAATCTACGACATCGAACTGGATAAAGTGACCAAGGATATGCGCCGCCATGCAAAAGCCATTAACTTTGGGCTGATATACGGCATGTCGGCATTCGGTCTCACCCGCTCCACGGAATTGACACTTGCCGAAGCCGAGGATTTTGTCAAAGCCTATTTCAGGAAATTTCCCGGCGTAAAAAAATACCTGGACGGGATGAGAAGGCAGGCCGCCGAGATCGGCTACGTGGAAACCCTGCTGGGGCGCAGGCGCTACTTCCCCGCCCTGCAGGGCAAGGTCAATGTCCAAATGAAGAACCGCGAGGAACGCGAAGCCATCAACGCACCGATTCAAGGCACCGCGGCGGATATCATGAAGATCGCCATGATCAAGATTCCGCCTGCTCTTCAAGCCTGCGGCTTGAAGGGGAAAATGCTTTTGCAGGTGCATGATGAACTTGTGCTCGAATGTCCAGGAAGCGAATTGCAAAAGACCGCACAGGTTGTTCAGGAAACAATGGCGAACGCCTACCCGATGAACATCCCGCTCGAAACAGAAGCAAGAGCGGGTGCGAACTGGGGCGAGATGTCCGTATTGAAGTGA
- a CDS encoding tetratricopeptide repeat protein: protein MPAQDDVFQKAMNEGHSAAWDQEWSKAINAYRRALQASPQHPKALNSLGLALYQSGNIEEALQIYMSVAKISPDDPVPMEKVAQLSERVGNLKNAIDAALRAGDLFLQQRDTEKALENWLRVTSLNPEHAVAHSRLAQVHEKLGHKQQAVVEYLGIASVLQRAGNAKRAQEMVDKAQSISPNSPEVKQALTLLKTGQLLPKPIRGKGGTGPIRMAQVKQLQEPEKAASGLDPIAEARQKALTRLAELLFEYSDESPAAQERRGLSAIMKGTGNLSMYQAEQTKVVLHLGQAIDAQTKGKDVQAAEELEHASEAGFKHPALYFNLGVLRFKGERIESAQRFLQNAVKHSDYALGTRLLLGQMLVKKSNFHEAALEYLEALKLADAMTVPEEQSDDIRQQYEPIIEAYQNQEDETALQKVCGNVDNLLMRPDWREQLQKTREQMSKQEGDTPFPLADVILQAQSSSVIESMNRINQLARLGNLRSAMDEAYDAVQHAPTYLPLHTIMGDLLVKEGRTTDAITKFGVVAQAYSARGEVVQATKLLRRIIQISPMDLGARTRLIDQFVARGQIDDAIHEYLELAGIYYRLAELDMARKTYTTALRMIQQGKASRDWNTHILQRMADIDLQRLDWKQALRVYEQIRTLNPDDDGTRKQLIELNLRMAQPDKAISELENYINHLESQKKNDLTIIFLEDLVNEHDDQPIFKRTLAAQHHRAGRTGDAITILDALGEALMKNGDKQIAMEVINQIVLMNPPNVEEYRQLLDQMRN, encoded by the coding sequence ATGCCCGCTCAAGATGATGTCTTTCAAAAAGCAATGAATGAAGGCCATTCCGCCGCTTGGGACCAGGAATGGAGCAAGGCCATCAACGCGTACCGCCGCGCCTTGCAGGCATCCCCGCAGCACCCAAAGGCGCTCAACAGCCTTGGGCTTGCCCTCTATCAATCCGGCAATATCGAGGAAGCTCTGCAAATTTACATGAGCGTTGCAAAGATCTCGCCCGACGACCCGGTCCCGATGGAAAAGGTGGCACAACTCTCTGAAAGAGTCGGCAACCTGAAAAATGCCATCGATGCGGCACTCCGCGCTGGCGACCTCTTTTTACAGCAACGCGACACTGAAAAGGCGCTTGAGAACTGGTTACGTGTTACAAGCCTGAACCCCGAACATGCCGTCGCACATTCACGCCTCGCCCAGGTGCACGAAAAACTTGGGCATAAACAACAGGCGGTGGTCGAATATCTCGGCATTGCCAGCGTCCTCCAGCGCGCGGGCAACGCTAAAAGGGCGCAAGAGATGGTCGATAAAGCCCAGTCCATTTCGCCCAACAGCCCCGAAGTAAAACAAGCGCTGACCCTGCTCAAAACCGGACAACTGCTCCCCAAGCCGATACGAGGCAAAGGCGGGACGGGGCCCATCCGCATGGCACAGGTGAAGCAATTGCAGGAACCTGAAAAAGCCGCCTCCGGTCTGGACCCGATTGCTGAGGCGCGCCAAAAGGCATTGACCCGGCTGGCGGAGTTGCTTTTCGAATACTCCGATGAAAGCCCTGCCGCACAGGAACGCCGTGGACTTTCCGCCATCATGAAAGGGACTGGCAATCTCTCCATGTATCAAGCCGAGCAGACCAAGGTCGTCCTGCATCTCGGCCAGGCCATTGACGCGCAAACCAAGGGCAAGGACGTACAAGCCGCTGAGGAACTGGAACACGCATCCGAGGCAGGCTTTAAACATCCTGCCTTGTATTTCAACCTTGGTGTTTTGCGCTTCAAGGGCGAACGCATCGAAAGCGCACAACGCTTTTTGCAAAACGCGGTCAAACACAGCGATTACGCACTTGGCACGCGCCTGCTGCTTGGACAGATGCTCGTAAAAAAATCCAATTTCCACGAAGCCGCATTGGAATACTTGGAAGCGTTGAAGCTCGCAGATGCCATGACCGTTCCCGAGGAACAATCTGATGATATCCGCCAGCAATACGAACCCATCATTGAAGCGTATCAGAACCAAGAGGATGAAACCGCCCTGCAGAAAGTATGCGGGAACGTCGACAACCTGCTCATGCGTCCTGACTGGCGCGAGCAACTCCAAAAAACACGTGAACAAATGTCAAAGCAGGAGGGTGATACGCCCTTCCCACTTGCGGACGTCATCCTGCAGGCGCAGTCCTCTTCGGTAATCGAATCCATGAACCGCATCAATCAACTGGCCCGCTTGGGTAACCTGCGTTCCGCCATGGACGAAGCCTACGATGCCGTTCAGCACGCGCCCACTTACCTGCCACTCCACACAATCATGGGCGACCTGCTCGTCAAGGAGGGGCGCACAACAGATGCGATCACCAAATTTGGCGTCGTTGCCCAGGCATACAGCGCGCGGGGCGAGGTGGTGCAAGCCACAAAATTATTGCGCCGCATCATCCAGATCTCACCCATGGATCTCGGCGCGCGCACCCGCCTGATTGACCAGTTCGTGGCACGCGGACAAATTGACGATGCAATTCATGAATACCTGGAGCTTGCCGGAATCTACTACCGCCTCGCCGAACTCGATATGGCGCGCAAAACGTACACCACCGCCCTGCGCATGATACAACAAGGCAAAGCCAGCCGAGATTGGAACACTCACATCCTTCAACGCATGGCGGATATCGACCTGCAGCGGCTGGATTGGAAACAGGCCCTGCGCGTCTATGAACAGATACGAACGCTCAACCCGGATGATGACGGCACGCGAAAACAACTCATCGAACTCAACCTGCGGATGGCACAGCCCGACAAAGCCATAAGCGAACTTGAAAATTATATTAACCATCTCGAAAGCCAGAAAAAGAATGACCTGACCATCATCTTCCTCGAAGACCTCGTAAACGAACACGACGATCAGCCCATCTTCAAACGCACGCTTGCGGCACAACATCACCGCGCAGGCCGCACCGGTGATGCCATTACCATACTGGATGCACTGGGCGAAGCCCTGATGAAAAACGGAGACAAACAAATCGCAATGGAAGTCATCAACCAGATCGTTTTGATGAACCCGCCCAATGTCGAGGAATACCGCCAGCTGCTGGATCAAATGCGAAACTGA
- a CDS encoding COX15/CtaA family protein, with the protein MPKTQNMAVMKWLFVFSFIVAFLVTFGGFVRLTRSGLSIVEWNPISGIFPPTGLQAWEDEFAKYQETPEYKLVNTGMTLEEYQFIFYMEWVHRIIARLAGLYYAVPVFYFLFKRTIPFREFGVYFVMGMLFIGQAFMGWYMVASGLVDRPSVSHFRLTTHLLFALTLYGIALWTALGHKYGFQDPTRKIKWSLPSKLALWATAALIIQITYGGMTAGLKAGHVSDSWPLMFGKLIPPNLFNSWIDLFETPQTIVFIHRWLAWLGLILVPFVYHLVRKQNYPADIQNGLKWLIGVVALQIALGIWTVLSYVNIVIALIHQANAILLLGLAVYFIHRFRSLDEK; encoded by the coding sequence ATGCCGAAAACCCAAAATATGGCCGTGATGAAATGGCTTTTTGTCTTCTCTTTCATCGTCGCGTTTCTCGTCACCTTCGGGGGATTTGTCCGCCTCACCCGCTCCGGACTGTCCATTGTGGAGTGGAATCCCATCAGCGGTATATTTCCACCCACCGGACTACAAGCCTGGGAGGACGAATTCGCCAAATACCAGGAAACCCCCGAATACAAACTGGTCAACACAGGCATGACTCTGGAAGAATATCAATTCATCTTCTATATGGAATGGGTGCACCGTATCATCGCCCGCCTGGCAGGTCTGTATTACGCCGTCCCTGTTTTCTATTTCCTTTTCAAGAGAACCATCCCATTCAGGGAATTCGGTGTCTACTTTGTAATGGGAATGCTCTTCATCGGGCAGGCATTCATGGGCTGGTACATGGTCGCCAGCGGACTGGTAGATCGTCCCTCTGTCAGTCACTTCCGCCTCACCACCCACCTGCTATTCGCGCTTACGCTCTATGGAATTGCCCTGTGGACTGCTCTCGGTCATAAATATGGTTTCCAGGATCCAACAAGAAAAATCAAATGGTCCCTGCCCTCCAAACTGGCATTATGGGCAACAGCTGCCCTTATCATCCAAATCACCTACGGCGGCATGACGGCCGGACTCAAAGCGGGTCATGTTTCAGATTCATGGCCTCTCATGTTCGGGAAATTAATCCCACCCAATCTTTTCAATTCCTGGATTGACCTGTTTGAAACCCCGCAGACGATTGTTTTTATTCACCGCTGGCTTGCCTGGCTGGGGCTCATTCTCGTACCGTTTGTCTATCACCTCGTCAGGAAACAAAATTACCCGGCCGATATCCAAAACGGACTCAAGTGGCTCATTGGCGTGGTTGCCCTGCAGATCGCGCTCGGCATATGGACCGTCCTCTCATACGTCAATATTGTCATCGCGCTGATCCATCAAGCCAATGCCATCCTCCTGCTTGGACTGGCCGTCTATTTCATCCACAGGTTCAGGTCATTGGACGAGAAATAA
- a CDS encoding ABC transporter ATP-binding protein, whose product MITDLHEAKPMALKIQDPRNVLLSIRDLHVWYELRRFGFGHAGYVKAVDGVSFELVEGETVAVVGESGCGKSSLMKTILALNIPTHGELIFEGKNLSKLKGNALRDYRFGIGYVQQDPYGALPPFMTVQQILEEPLLISNVKDGNERFERIHKAMDEVKLHPADDFLAKFPHMLSGGQQQRIVIARALILEPKLIVADEPVSMLDASVRVEILKLLRALQEQHHLSVIYITHDLSTVKYFSMRIFVMYAGNLVEKAETRCLLENPLHPYTMALIAATSDPDARNADTFKDVPPGEPPSLVNPPAGCRFHPRCAKAIAGLCDETEPLDFEPEPGHFVACWLYQPK is encoded by the coding sequence ATGATTACCGACCTGCATGAGGCAAAGCCAATGGCATTAAAAATTCAAGACCCAAGGAATGTTCTGTTATCCATTCGTGATTTGCACGTATGGTATGAATTGCGCCGATTTGGTTTTGGTCATGCGGGCTATGTCAAGGCTGTGGACGGCGTCAGCTTTGAGCTGGTTGAGGGGGAAACCGTGGCAGTCGTCGGTGAGAGCGGATGCGGCAAGTCCAGCCTGATGAAGACGATTCTTGCGCTCAACATCCCCACACACGGTGAACTTATCTTTGAGGGAAAAAATCTTTCCAAACTCAAAGGCAATGCTTTGCGTGATTACCGTTTTGGAATTGGCTATGTTCAACAGGATCCTTATGGCGCGCTCCCGCCGTTCATGACCGTGCAGCAAATTTTGGAAGAACCACTCCTTATCAGCAATGTGAAGGATGGGAATGAAAGGTTTGAGCGAATTCACAAGGCGATGGACGAAGTCAAACTCCATCCTGCCGATGATTTTCTTGCGAAGTTCCCGCACATGCTGAGCGGCGGGCAACAACAGCGCATCGTGATCGCACGCGCGCTGATCCTCGAACCAAAGTTGATTGTGGCGGATGAACCCGTCTCCATGCTGGATGCGTCGGTGCGCGTGGAGATATTGAAACTGCTGCGCGCCTTGCAGGAACAGCACCACCTTTCGGTCATTTATATTACACATGATCTTTCAACTGTGAAATATTTTTCCATGCGTATTTTTGTGATGTATGCAGGCAACCTGGTTGAGAAGGCTGAAACGCGCTGTCTGCTTGAAAACCCTCTGCATCCGTATACCATGGCTTTGATTGCCGCAACGTCCGACCCCGATGCGCGCAATGCCGACACCTTCAAGGATGTTCCACCTGGCGAACCGCCAAGCTTGGTTAACCCGCCTGCAGGCTGTCGTTTCCATCCACGTTGTGCGAAAGCAATTGCAGGATTATGTGACGAAACAGAACCGTTGGATTTTGAACCCGAGCCCGGGCATTTTGTCGCCTGTTGGCTGTATCAACCGAAATGA
- a CDS encoding DinB family protein — protein MSPQALYDVLYLFKDIHKVIFEFAEELDETQLHWKPRGYSTSIGFHLWHLARESDFLKAIILERTPQLGGDFGKPREIWAIENLAERWGFPTELNATVGTGLSDEVAATLPIPPKDELVDYLKRSYETLEAFVELLDERYATFDDVDEDLRKKLQKIRLNLLTFLSHDCRHLGMMECLQGLQTGFGSATEKR, from the coding sequence ATGTCACCCCAGGCACTCTATGATGTTCTGTATTTGTTCAAGGATATTCATAAGGTTATTTTTGAATTTGCTGAGGAATTGGACGAAACTCAACTGCATTGGAAACCAAGAGGTTATAGCACCTCGATAGGATTTCACCTCTGGCATCTTGCGCGCGAATCGGATTTCCTCAAGGCTATTATTCTCGAACGCACCCCGCAGCTTGGCGGTGACTTTGGCAAACCAAGGGAAATATGGGCAATCGAAAACCTCGCAGAAAGGTGGGGGTTCCCCACTGAATTGAATGCGACGGTTGGCACGGGGCTGAGCGACGAAGTTGCCGCAACCCTGCCCATCCCGCCGAAAGACGAGCTGGTCGATTACCTGAAACGGTCGTATGAAACATTGGAAGCATTTGTGGAATTATTGGATGAACGATATGCCACATTCGATGATGTGGATGAAGATTTGAGAAAGAAGCTGCAGAAAATCCGTTTGAACCTGCTCACCTTTCTTTCACATGACTGCCGCCATCTCGGTATGATGGAATGTTTGCAGGGCTTGCAGACGGGTTTCGGCTCTGCAACAGAGAAACGCTAG